In Gadus macrocephalus chromosome 11, ASM3116895v1, a single genomic region encodes these proteins:
- the ube2d4 gene encoding ubiquitin-conjugating enzyme E2 D4: MALKRIQKELTDLQRDPPAQCSAGPLGDDLFHWQATIMGPNDSPYQGGVFFLTIHFPTDYPFKPPKVAFTTKIYHPNINSNGSICLDILRSQWSPALTVSKVLLSICSLLCDPNPDDPLVPEIAHTYKSDREKYNRLAREWTQKYAM; the protein is encoded by the exons ATGGCGTTGAAAAGAATTCAAAAG GAACTCACAGACCTGCAGAGGGACCCTCCAGCCCAGTGCTCTGCAGGCCCACTAGGAGATGACT TGTTCCATTGGCAAGCAACTATAATGGGTCCA AATGACAGCCCTTATCAGGGGGGGGTGTTCTTCCTCACCATTCACTTCCCTACAGACTACCCCTTCAAACCACCCAAA GTTGCGTTCACAACAAAAATATACCATCCGAATATTAACAGCAACGGTAGTATTTGTCTGGACATACTGCGGTCGCAATGGTCACCGGCACTCACAGTGTCAAAAG TTCTTTTGTCTATTTGCTCTCTGCTCTGTGACCCGAACCCGGACGACCCGCTAGTCCCTGAGATCGCCCATACCTACAAATCTGACCGGGAAAA gtACAACAGACTAGCAAGAGAATGGACACAGAAATATGCAATGTGA